One window of Eubacterium sp. 1001713B170207_170306_E7 genomic DNA carries:
- a CDS encoding winged helix-turn-helix domain-containing protein, whose translation MRFREWLFPLIWELNRLLKQTVQEDNNIGKIAILTYEDSEEQAINAIFSILAEKIELKIVQPVSYPVLSYPGLEIRLHQRRVLRDGEDINLTRLEYGTLCYLASSPGRVFTQEQIFEAVWHIDSDTCHSSVVNTVYNLRRKIEPDSKNPTYIKTVLGVGYKFDMEITGK comes from the coding sequence GTGAGGTTCAGAGAATGGTTATTTCCTCTTATATGGGAATTAAATAGACTACTAAAGCAGACCGTGCAGGAGGATAACAATATAGGAAAAATAGCAATCTTAACTTACGAGGACAGCGAGGAACAGGCAATCAACGCAATATTTTCCATTTTAGCAGAAAAAATAGAATTGAAAATAGTTCAGCCTGTTTCCTACCCCGTGTTATCCTATCCGGGACTGGAAATTAGGCTACATCAACGCCGGGTACTTCGGGACGGGGAGGATATAAACCTTACCCGTCTTGAATATGGAACGCTCTGCTATCTGGCTTCCAGTCCCGGTAGGGTATTCACACAGGAACAGATTTTTGAAGCCGTCTGGCACATAGACAGTGATACCTGCCATTCCAGCGTTGTGAATACTGTTTATAATCTGCGAAGAAAGATTGAGCCGGACAGTAAGAACCCTACCTACATAAAAACCGTGTTAGGCGTTGGCTACAAATTTGATATGGAGATTACCGGGAAATAA
- a CDS encoding DNA topoisomerase 3, translating into MQLVIAEKPSVAMSIAAVIGADERKDGYMEGNGYLVSWCVGHLAGLADASHYGDYKKWRYEDLPILPETWETVIAPDKKEPFDTLKTLMHRKDVTELVCATDAGREGELIFRFVYEKAGCEKPFRRLWISSMEESAIRKGFADLKDGHSYDPLYQSALCRAKADWLIGINATRLFSVLYNHTLNVGRVQTPTLSLLVERDNAIQNFETHKYYVVHIEGGGLEAVSPPCTEKEEAEKLRADCGGEAAVLTSIVREEKTENPPRLFDLTTLQREANRLYGYTAKQTLDYTQSLYEKKLCTYPRTDSQYLTDDMLPTAEHLVSGLFDRLDFAKGVDLAPDYSRILDSRKVSDHHAIIPTAEAVKTDLSTLPESERNILLLTAAKLLSAVAPPYRYEAVTASLTCCGMTFTAKGKTVRTQGFKELERRFRASLKEQPEDRKEPEKSLPELNEGQTFPVTAKLTEHDTKPPKAYTEDTLLSAMERAGSGDITGDAERKGLGTPATRAAVLEKLVQAGFAERRKKQLIPTKDGRNLISILPDMLTSPKLTAEWENELTRIAKGEADPEDFMQGIEAMAAELVKSHAAVSDENKALFAPERAEIGKCPRCGSPVYEGKKNFYCSNRECQFAMWKNDRFFESRKTTLTAKTAAALLSKGRVSMKGLYSEKTGKTYDADILLADTGEKYVNYKMEFPKKPKPKPKK; encoded by the coding sequence ATGCAGTTAGTAATCGCAGAAAAGCCCAGCGTGGCTATGAGTATCGCCGCCGTTATCGGAGCTGATGAACGAAAGGACGGCTACATGGAGGGGAACGGCTACCTTGTGAGCTGGTGCGTGGGACACCTTGCAGGACTGGCGGACGCTTCCCATTATGGGGACTATAAAAAATGGCGGTATGAAGATTTACCTATCCTGCCGGAAACATGGGAAACCGTTATTGCCCCGGACAAGAAAGAACCCTTTGACACACTGAAAACCCTTATGCACCGAAAGGACGTGACAGAGCTTGTATGCGCCACGGACGCTGGGCGTGAGGGGGAACTCATTTTCCGCTTTGTCTATGAGAAAGCCGGGTGTGAAAAACCGTTCCGCCGCTTGTGGATCAGCAGTATGGAGGAAAGCGCAATCAGAAAAGGCTTTGCCGACTTAAAGGACGGACACAGCTATGACCCGCTGTACCAATCGGCTCTCTGCCGTGCAAAGGCGGACTGGCTTATCGGTATCAATGCGACCCGGCTTTTTTCCGTCCTCTACAACCACACCTTGAATGTGGGACGGGTACAGACCCCGACCCTTTCCCTTTTGGTGGAGCGTGACAACGCTATCCAGAACTTTGAAACGCACAAATATTATGTGGTGCATATCGAGGGCGGCGGTCTGGAAGCCGTAAGCCCGCCCTGCACAGAAAAAGAGGAAGCCGAAAAGCTCCGGGCAGATTGTGGCGGGGAAGCCGCTGTCCTCACTTCCATAGTCCGGGAAGAAAAGACCGAGAACCCGCCCCGGCTCTTTGACCTTACCACCCTGCAAAGGGAAGCCAACCGGCTCTACGGCTACACCGCCAAGCAGACCCTTGATTATACCCAATCACTCTATGAAAAGAAGCTCTGCACTTATCCCAGAACCGACAGCCAATACTTAACGGACGATATGCTCCCCACTGCGGAACATCTGGTATCGGGGCTTTTTGACAGACTGGACTTTGCAAAGGGCGTTGACCTTGCCCCGGACTATTCCCGTATCTTAGACAGCCGGAAAGTGTCCGACCACCACGCCATTATCCCCACCGCCGAAGCGGTAAAAACCGACCTCTCTACCCTGCCGGAAAGCGAAAGGAATATCCTGCTTCTGACAGCGGCAAAACTGCTTTCTGCCGTTGCCCCGCCTTACCGCTATGAAGCCGTGACTGCTTCCCTTACCTGCTGCGGCATGACGTTCACGGCAAAGGGAAAGACCGTCCGAACACAGGGCTTTAAGGAGCTGGAACGCCGCTTCCGTGCTTCCTTAAAGGAACAGCCGGAGGACAGAAAAGAACCGGAAAAATCCCTGCCGGAGCTTAACGAGGGGCAGACCTTTCCCGTCACTGCCAAGCTGACGGAGCATGACACGAAGCCCCCGAAAGCCTATACCGAAGATACCCTGCTTTCCGCTATGGAACGGGCAGGAAGCGGGGACATTACCGGGGACGCAGAACGCAAAGGTCTAGGCACGCCCGCTACCCGTGCGGCAGTGCTGGAAAAGCTGGTGCAGGCGGGCTTTGCGGAACGCCGGAAGAAACAGCTTATCCCTACCAAAGACGGCAGGAATCTTATTTCCATTCTGCCGGATATGCTGACTTCCCCGAAGCTCACGGCTGAATGGGAAAACGAGCTGACAAGGATTGCAAAGGGCGAAGCCGACCCGGAAGACTTCATGCAGGGCATTGAAGCTATGGCGGCGGAGCTGGTAAAGAGCCACGCCGCCGTATCTGACGAAAACAAAGCCCTGTTCGCCCCGGAACGGGCGGAAATCGGCAAATGCCCCCGTTGCGGCTCTCCGGTCTATGAGGGCAAGAAGAATTTCTATTGCAGTAACCGGGAGTGCCAGTTTGCCATGTGGAAGAATGACCGTTTCTTTGAAAGCCGGAAAACCACGCTGACGGCAAAGACAGCCGCCGCCCTGCTGTCTAAAGGGAGGGTAAGCATGAAAGGGCTTTATTCGGAAAAGACCGGAAAAACCTATGACGCTGACATTCTGTTAGCTGATACCGGGGAAAAATACGTCAATTACAAAATGGAGTTTCCAAAGAAACCAAAACCCAAGCCAAAGAAATAG
- a CDS encoding transposon-transfer assisting family protein, protein MNTFTFEEMNLLSIYNTGSRQGAIVGMKAALPFMDEEMRELAARTIEKVEHMTAVEYTGLAICAADEA, encoded by the coding sequence ATGAATACATTCACTTTTGAGGAAATGAACCTTTTAAGCATTTACAACACCGGGAGCAGACAGGGGGCGATTGTCGGTATGAAGGCTGCGCTGCCCTTTATGGACGAAGAAATGAGGGAGCTTGCCGCCCGAACCATTGAAAAAGTGGAACACATGACGGCGGTTGAATATACAGGGCTTGCGATATGCGCTGCTGATGAAGCGTAA
- a CDS encoding relaxase/mobilization nuclease domain-containing protein, protein MAVTKIHPIKTTLKKAVDYICNPEKTDEKILISSFGCSYETADIEFGFTLSQAREKGDNLAHHLIQSFAPGEVGYEEAHRIGKELADKVLGGKYEYVLTTHIDKGHIHNHIMFCAVDFVTHHKYISNKRSYYQIRNESDRLCREHGLSVVTPGENKGKKYAEWDAERKGTSWKAKLKAAIDSTIPQAKDFEDFLRLMEAAGYEIKQGKYISFRAAGQERFTRSKTLGEAYDVEALKERIAGTYRAKPKALRQEKDGVSLLIDIENSIKAAQSRGYEQWAKIHNLKQAAKTMNFLTEHNISEYGQLQAVLSEVHAESEQTAATLKELERRLSDMSLLMKNISAYQKTKPVYAEYRKAKNKEKFWQEHESSLIIYEAAAKTLQAARNGGRLPNFKKLLAEYKELADQKDKLYLEYGKLKKKVKQYDMIKQNVDGILKQEKQSNKNRETER, encoded by the coding sequence ATGGCAGTTACAAAGATACACCCTATCAAAACTACGCTGAAAAAAGCGGTTGACTATATCTGCAATCCCGAAAAAACAGACGAAAAGATTTTGATTTCCTCCTTTGGCTGTTCCTATGAAACGGCAGATATTGAGTTCGGTTTTACACTCTCGCAGGCACGGGAGAAAGGGGACAATCTGGCACATCATTTGATACAATCCTTTGCGCCCGGAGAGGTGGGTTATGAGGAAGCCCACCGGATAGGGAAAGAGCTGGCGGATAAGGTGCTGGGCGGCAAGTATGAATATGTGCTTACCACCCATATAGACAAGGGACATATCCATAATCACATCATGTTTTGTGCCGTGGATTTCGTAACACACCACAAGTACATTTCTAATAAGCGGAGCTATTACCAGATACGGAATGAAAGTGACCGTCTGTGCCGGGAGCATGGTTTATCGGTTGTCACGCCGGGGGAAAACAAAGGAAAGAAATATGCAGAGTGGGACGCTGAACGGAAAGGCACAAGCTGGAAAGCAAAGCTGAAAGCCGCCATTGACAGCACTATCCCGCAGGCAAAAGATTTTGAAGATTTCCTGCGGCTCATGGAAGCGGCGGGCTATGAGATAAAGCAGGGAAAATATATCTCATTCCGTGCCGCCGGACAGGAGCGGTTCACACGCTCTAAGACGCTGGGGGAAGCCTATGACGTGGAAGCCCTCAAAGAACGGATTGCCGGAACGTACAGGGCAAAGCCGAAAGCATTACGGCAGGAAAAGGACGGTGTTTCACTGCTGATTGATATTGAGAACAGTATCAAGGCGGCGCAGAGCCGGGGATATGAACAATGGGCGAAAATCCACAATCTGAAGCAGGCGGCAAAGACCATGAATTTCCTTACGGAGCATAACATTTCAGAGTACGGGCAGTTGCAGGCGGTTCTTTCAGAAGTCCATGCGGAGAGCGAACAGACCGCCGCCACCTTAAAGGAGCTGGAAAGGCGGCTTTCGGATATGTCCCTGCTGATGAAAAATATATCTGCCTACCAAAAGACAAAGCCCGTCTATGCGGAGTACCGGAAAGCAAAGAATAAAGAGAAATTCTGGCAAGAGCATGAAAGCAGTCTGATTATCTATGAAGCCGCCGCTAAGACGTTGCAGGCGGCGAGGAACGGGGGCAGGCTTCCGAACTTCAAGAAACTGCTGGCAGAGTACAAGGAGCTTGCCGATCAGAAAGATAAGCTGTATCTGGAATATGGGAAACTGAAAAAGAAAGTGAAGCAATATGACATGATTAAGCAGAATGTGGACGGTATTCTGAAACAGGAAAAACAGTCCAATAAGAACCGTGAAACAGAAAGGTAA
- a CDS encoding LysR family transcriptional regulator translates to MNTKSLLTFKTILETGSFQKAADKLSYTQSTVTFQMKQLEEELSIKLFEKIGRKMELTQAGKDILPHIETILQITEQINNYGKSLAEITGVLRVAVPDSILIYSMQPFIQSFLHEAPGVQLVINSLQSSEVNQAVMDGTADIGVNCEKDSYPDTIIHKKLGTYRALLVASPFVNTSLLDFITPHQRKPFSLICNEPDGFYQLEMNKYLAKKDIVLNPYMKVQSIEAVKRCVMNNLGIAVVPSYSVVEELKNGSLMPIKTELDEKIYNSIYLYHKNKWISPQMQLALNLIKEFIGIDSV, encoded by the coding sequence ATGAATACAAAAAGCCTTTTAACTTTTAAGACAATTCTTGAAACAGGCAGCTTTCAAAAAGCAGCAGATAAGTTAAGTTATACGCAATCGACAGTAACATTTCAAATGAAGCAGCTTGAAGAAGAATTGTCTATAAAGTTGTTTGAAAAGATAGGCAGGAAAATGGAACTAACACAAGCAGGAAAAGATATACTTCCGCATATTGAGACGATTTTACAGATAACGGAACAAATCAATAATTATGGCAAAAGTTTAGCTGAAATTACTGGTGTTTTAAGGGTTGCAGTTCCAGATTCCATTTTGATATATAGTATGCAGCCATTTATACAATCATTTTTACATGAAGCTCCGGGTGTTCAGCTTGTTATCAATTCTTTGCAGTCTAGTGAAGTCAATCAAGCTGTCATGGACGGTACAGCCGATATAGGTGTGAATTGTGAAAAAGACAGTTATCCAGACACAATTATTCATAAAAAACTTGGTACATATAGGGCACTTCTTGTCGCTTCTCCTTTTGTGAACACCAGTTTACTTGATTTTATCACACCGCACCAACGCAAACCCTTTAGTCTGATCTGTAATGAGCCGGACGGCTTTTATCAGTTGGAAATGAATAAATACCTTGCGAAAAAAGATATTGTTCTCAATCCGTACATGAAAGTACAAAGTATTGAAGCGGTCAAAAGATGTGTGATGAATAATTTAGGAATTGCGGTTGTTCCCAGTTATTCTGTTGTAGAAGAATTGAAAAACGGTTCTTTAATGCCGATTAAAACAGAACTTGATGAAAAAATATATAATTCTATTTATCTCTATCACAAAAACAAATGGATAAGCCCACAAATGCAACTAGCATTGAATTTAATAAAAGAGTTTATAGGTATAGATAGCGTATAA
- a CDS encoding helix-turn-helix domain-containing protein: protein MNKTLTQKPATQGSKGLLPYPVIVAAVSGNVDAINTVLNHYEGYIAKLSTRTMYDEAGNPHLCVDEELRRRLETKLITKILAFKVA, encoded by the coding sequence ATGAATAAGACATTGACACAAAAGCCAGCCACACAGGGCAGTAAAGGCTTGCTTCCTTACCCTGTCATTGTGGCGGCAGTTTCCGGCAACGTGGACGCTATCAACACAGTGTTAAACCACTATGAGGGTTATATCGCCAAGTTGTCAACCCGCACCATGTATGACGAAGCAGGCAACCCGCATTTGTGCGTGGACGAGGAACTGCGGCGCAGGCTGGAAACCAAGCTGATTACAAAAATCCTTGCTTTTAAAGTAGCCTAA
- a CDS encoding sigma-70 family RNA polymerase sigma factor has translation MKPNSQEEYNQQTFDSFCKRLLKNESRDYYKHLQYRREHEISLSELSEEALEQFAVWDRYFEDTYLFEVMGFEVAITNELLAEALKTLPQDRQEIILLSYFLGMTDPEIAEQLNLVRRTVAYRRTSSLQALKKFMEEKADE, from the coding sequence GTGAAACCTAATTCGCAGGAAGAATACAACCAGCAGACCTTTGACAGCTTTTGCAAACGGTTATTGAAGAATGAATCCCGTGATTACTACAAGCATTTGCAGTACCGCAGGGAGCATGAAATTTCTCTTTCAGAGCTGTCCGAGGAAGCATTGGAACAGTTCGCCGTATGGGACAGATATTTTGAAGATACATACCTTTTTGAAGTCATGGGCTTTGAAGTAGCCATTACAAACGAGCTGTTAGCCGAAGCACTCAAAACCCTGCCGCAGGACAGACAGGAAATCATATTGCTGTCCTATTTTCTGGGAATGACAGACCCGGAGATTGCAGAGCAGTTGAACCTTGTGCGCCGGACGGTAGCCTACCGCCGGACAAGCTCTTTGCAGGCATTAAAAAAATTTATGGAGGAAAAAGCTGATGAATAA
- a CDS encoding DUF3173 domain-containing protein, with the protein MVTVTKSDLIALGYGTSFAADIIRETKKLMISRGHTYYQSRKLDRVPKEAVEELLGIKIPDRQD; encoded by the coding sequence ATGGTTACTGTAACAAAGAGTGACTTAATCGCACTGGGATATGGGACTTCATTTGCGGCAGACATTATAAGAGAAACAAAAAAACTTATGATTTCCAGAGGACACACCTATTACCAGTCAAGGAAACTGGACAGAGTGCCAAAAGAAGCCGTAGAAGAATTGCTGGGAATCAAAATCCCGGATAGACAAGATTGA
- the mobC gene encoding plasmid mobilization relaxosome protein MobC, with product MAERKRDIQVKFYVTEQERLLIEEKMKLLSTDNLGAYLRKMAVDGYIIQVDYSAIKEQTAEIQKIGVNVNQIAKRVNTTGNVYEQDLKEIKGALEKIWQLQRYTLSKLR from the coding sequence ATGGCAGAGAGAAAAAGGGATATTCAAGTCAAATTTTATGTGACGGAGCAGGAACGGCTTTTGATTGAGGAAAAAATGAAACTGCTGTCAACGGACAATCTGGGGGCGTATCTTCGGAAAATGGCAGTGGACGGCTATATCATTCAAGTGGACTATTCTGCTATCAAGGAGCAGACCGCAGAAATACAGAAAATCGGCGTAAACGTAAACCAGATAGCAAAGCGGGTCAATACCACCGGGAACGTATATGAACAGGACTTAAAAGAGATAAAGGGGGCATTAGAAAAGATATGGCAGTTACAAAGATACACCCTATCAAAACTACGCTGA
- a CDS encoding DUF4315 family protein encodes MMKLERIEAEIAKTKEAISRQQGRLRELEAQKTEVENLQIVQMVRALRMTPAELSAFLGKQTATAEPAATNTYFSRQEDTENEE; translated from the coding sequence ATGATGAAATTGGAACGCATTGAAGCGGAAATTGCCAAGACCAAAGAAGCCATTTCCAGACAGCAGGGCAGGCTTAGAGAGCTGGAAGCCCAGAAAACAGAGGTTGAAAACCTGCAAATCGTACAAATGGTGCGGGCGTTACGCATGACCCCGGCGGAGCTGTCCGCTTTCTTAGGAAAGCAGACGGCCACCGCCGAGCCAGCCGCAACAAACACTTATTTTTCCAGACAGGAGGACACCGAAAATGAAGAATAA
- a CDS encoding acyl-CoA dehydrogenase family protein — protein MNFKFSEEEQKVIDLIHEFGVNEAAPLAAEIDEQERFPEENRKRLAELGMMGICYPKEYGGAGHSYLAYIAVIEELAKHCSTTSVMLSDHHSLGSFPISEFGTEEQKQKYLVPLLKGEKLGAFAVTEPSAGSDLGNQQTTAVDMGDYWLLNGSKIFITNGFYADTYFVTAMTDKSQRSRGISGFIVEKGTPGFTFGTKEKKMGIRGSATYELVFTDCKIPKENLLGELGKGFKMALMTLDGGRIGVAAQALGIAQGAIDHCKKYVTEHMQGEQRISQYQFTQFELADMQTRVDAARLLVYRAAQAKQDHEPFSHLAAMGKLYAAEAATNVTRRCSQLAGYDGYSRDFPFERLMRDAKITEIYEGTSEVQRMVISSYMGIK, from the coding sequence ATGAATTTTAAGTTTAGCGAGGAAGAGCAGAAAGTAATTGACCTTATTCACGAATTTGGAGTAAATGAAGCTGCACCGTTGGCGGCGGAAATTGATGAGCAGGAACGTTTCCCAGAAGAAAACAGAAAAAGATTAGCCGAATTAGGCATGATGGGAATTTGCTACCCGAAAGAGTACGGCGGTGCAGGACATTCTTATCTTGCTTATATTGCCGTAATTGAGGAATTGGCAAAACATTGTTCTACTACGTCCGTTATGTTATCTGACCACCACTCTTTAGGTTCTTTTCCAATTTCAGAGTTTGGCACAGAGGAACAAAAACAGAAATATCTTGTGCCGCTTTTAAAAGGAGAAAAATTAGGCGCATTTGCAGTAACAGAACCATCCGCAGGAAGCGACTTAGGAAACCAACAAACAACTGCTGTTGATATGGGCGATTATTGGCTGTTAAACGGTTCAAAAATCTTTATTACAAATGGTTTTTATGCAGATACTTACTTTGTTACGGCAATGACAGATAAAAGCCAACGAAGCAGGGGTATTTCCGGCTTTATCGTAGAAAAGGGTACTCCCGGCTTTACTTTTGGAACAAAAGAAAAGAAAATGGGTATTCGTGGTTCTGCCACATACGAATTAGTATTTACGGACTGTAAAATTCCCAAAGAGAATTTATTAGGGGAATTAGGAAAAGGATTCAAGATGGCTCTTATGACATTAGACGGCGGACGTATCGGTGTTGCTGCACAGGCATTAGGTATCGCACAGGGCGCAATAGACCATTGTAAAAAATATGTTACAGAACATATGCAGGGAGAACAAAGAATTTCACAATATCAGTTTACACAGTTTGAGCTTGCCGATATGCAGACAAGAGTTGACGCAGCCCGTTTACTGGTATATCGTGCGGCACAGGCAAAGCAGGATCACGAGCCTTTTTCACATCTTGCTGCTATGGGTAAATTATATGCAGCAGAAGCAGCTACAAATGTGACACGTCGTTGTTCGCAACTTGCAGGCTATGACGGATATTCAAGGGATTTTCCTTTTGAGCGTTTAATGCGTGACGCAAAAATTACTGAAATTTACGAGGGAACAAGTGAGGTTCAGAGAATGGTTATTTCCTCTTATATGGGAATTAAATAG
- a CDS encoding helix-turn-helix transcriptional regulator — MYNEEKYDFRAIGKAIKEARESRGITREKLGEMFDLAPRYIMSIENKGQHPSFQVFYELASFFHISVDQFFFPEKTPEKTSRRRRVDSLLDGLDDTELIVMEATAKGILEAKETKKNE, encoded by the coding sequence ATGTACAATGAAGAAAAGTATGATTTCAGAGCAATAGGAAAAGCGATTAAAGAAGCACGGGAAAGCCGGGGCATTACACGGGAAAAGCTGGGGGAAATGTTTGACCTTGCGCCCCGTTATATCATGTCCATAGAGAACAAGGGACAGCACCCCAGTTTTCAAGTGTTCTATGAGCTTGCGTCCTTTTTCCATATATCCGTAGACCAGTTTTTCTTTCCAGAGAAAACGCCGGAGAAAACCAGCCGCCGCCGCAGGGTGGACAGTCTGCTTGACGGATTGGACGATACGGAGCTTATCGTTATGGAAGCCACGGCGAAAGGGATATTGGAAGCAAAAGAAACAAAGAAAAATGAGTAA
- a CDS encoding DUF4366 domain-containing protein, protein MKNKILKSLTALTAALMLLGGFSVTAYAQSSEPAEETPAIEEAPEPSAPLTPEGNATIVDDIYGENKQLITVTTKAGNYFYILIDRAAEGENTVHFLNKVDETDLMALIEDGKTAEPETTVVTCTCTEKCEAGNVNETCPVCKNNRTACNGKKAEPEAEPQPEQEKDTGKTKSMLLLFLITVLAGGGAFYYFKFLKPKNTKTAAPEFADFDFEDEDEEPEAEPEEEPDTEETDSMDGDTTELPADDTEDETGDTL, encoded by the coding sequence ATGAAGAATAAAATCTTAAAAAGCCTTACCGCACTGACCGCCGCCCTTATGCTTTTGGGCGGCTTTTCCGTGACAGCCTATGCACAGAGCAGTGAACCCGCCGAAGAAACGCCTGCCATAGAAGAAGCACCCGAACCCAGCGCACCGCTGACCCCGGAGGGCAACGCCACCATTGTTGATGATATTTACGGGGAAAACAAACAGCTCATAACCGTAACCACCAAAGCCGGGAATTACTTTTATATCCTCATTGACCGTGCCGCCGAGGGGGAAAACACCGTGCATTTCCTCAACAAAGTGGACGAAACCGACCTTATGGCACTGATAGAGGACGGGAAAACAGCCGAACCGGAAACTACCGTTGTGACCTGCACCTGCACAGAAAAATGCGAAGCCGGGAACGTCAATGAAACCTGCCCGGTCTGCAAGAACAACCGGACAGCCTGCAACGGCAAAAAAGCAGAGCCGGAAGCAGAACCACAGCCGGAGCAGGAAAAGGACACGGGAAAAACCAAGAGTATGCTTCTTCTCTTTCTGATAACAGTCCTTGCAGGCGGCGGGGCGTTCTATTACTTCAAGTTTTTAAAACCCAAGAACACAAAGACAGCCGCCCCGGAATTTGCTGACTTTGACTTTGAGGACGAGGACGAAGAACCGGAAGCCGAGCCGGAGGAAGAACCGGACACCGAAGAAACTGACAGCATGGACGGGGACACTACCGAGCTTCCCGCTGATGATACGGAGGACGAAACGGGGGACACCCTATGA